In Melitaea cinxia chromosome 4, ilMelCinx1.1, whole genome shotgun sequence, a single genomic region encodes these proteins:
- the LOC123669860 gene encoding CRAL-TRIO domain-containing protein C3H8.02, which translates to MTEDLAPVKEEDFRQLKERMTLIADADPLQYHNDYSLKRYLRAFKTVDNAFQAILKTNKWRVEYGVANLHENKELIEKYANKARVLRHRDIIGRPIVYIPAKNHSSNDRNIDDLTKFIVYCLEDASKKCFEEVVDNLCIVFDLNNFTLSCMDYQVLKNLIWLLSRHYPERLGICLIINAPTFFSGCWAVIKGWLDENTAGKVIFVNSEMDLCQYLIPDILPNDM; encoded by the exons ATGACTGAAGATTTAGCACCTGTTAAAGAAGAAGATTTCAGGCAATTAAAAGAAAGGATGACATTAATTGCGGATGCTGACCCCTTGCAATATCACAATGATTATTCTTTAAAACGATATTTAAGAGCTTTTAAAACGGTTGATAATGCTTTCCAG gCAATTTTAAAAACCAATAAATGGAGGGTGGAATATGGAGTAGCAAATCTTCATGAAAATAAGGAACTGATTGAAAAATATGCCAATAAGGCCAGAGTACTTCGACATAGAGATATTATTGGGAGACCTATTGTTTACATTCCAGCCAAGAACCACAGCTCCAATGATAGAAATATTGATGACCTCACtaagtttattgtttattgcttg GAGGATGCAAGCAAGAAATGTTTTGAAGAGGTAGTGGATAACTTATGCATAGTATTTGACTTGAACAATTTTACATTGTCATGTATGGACTATCAGGTCcttaaaaatttgatttggCTCTTAAGCAGACATTATCCAGAAAGACTGGGTATTTGCCTTATTATAAATGCACCTACCTTCTTTTCTGGCTGTTGGGCAGTTATAAAAGGATG GCTTGATGAAAATACTGCAGGAAAAGTGATATTTGTCAACTCTGAAATGGATCTTTGCCAGTATCTGATACCAGATATTCTACCCAATGACATGTAA
- the LOC123669859 gene encoding uncharacterized protein LOC123669859: MFRLILAITIATLCVSAIPKNLPHPQEFAFTLGEEEFEDYLDKWLEIEEQNWINSTLAAETRNSGCTFRVNGDFGQPHPVFIHRSRNTFLAPTGNSGQVRLNGNEEIVVSCPGSNRSIRHPNIISTVHTANARCVNSAVISGAGWLNGNRNFKDLTCSSHPYYIAEQTNQRCFNNNVVIRVGFNVNNVFHTVYWSCYNQNRMEVLYVWHDQNPTNAVHQTGVPRPSWLAGNFFPGVNINTAYTQSSQRTVIGNIVGSNIVGRYITNTQFLARGHLTAKSDHVFEPSQRSTFFFINAAPQWQPFNAGNWNNLEQNLRRRIAAAGYNAVVYTGTFGVTQLRNSNNRLVDIYLASNNRVPVPQYFYKVAYDASSRRGTAFISINNPYYTLAEARALQFCTDRCRNNNAFNWINWQPDRVDIGYSFCCTIADFRRHIGHIPNFDASGGLLS, encoded by the exons atgttccGATTAATCCTTGCGATCACAATAGCCACCTTGTGTGTAAGCGCTATCCCAAAGAATCTTCCCCATCCACAAGAATTCGCCTTTACATTAGGCGAGGAGGAGTTTGAAGACTATCTTGATAAGTGGCTTGAAATCGAAGAACAAAATTGGATTAATTCAACATTAGCGGCCGAAACGCGCAACAGCG GGTGCACTTTCAGAGTTAACGGTGACTTTGGACAGCCTCATCCAGTCTTCATTCATAGATCAAGAAACACTTTCCTGGCACCTACTGGTAACAGTGGGCAAGTTCGTCTCAACGGTAATGAAGAAATCGTTGTATCATGTCCAGGATCGAATAGGTCAATTCGTCATCCCAATATAATTTCAACCGTTCACACTGCT AATGCGAGATGCGTTAACAGTGCAGTGATATCAGGTGCGGGCTGGTTGAATGGAAACAGAAATTTTAAAGATCTGACTTGTAGTTCTCATCCTTACTATATAGCCGAACAAACAAACCAAAGATGTTTCAATAATAACGTTGTTATTCG AGTTGGATTTAATGTAAACAATGTTTTTCACACTGTATACTGGTCATGCTACAACCAAAACCGAATGGAAGTTTTGTACGTTTGGCATGATCAAAACCCTACTAATGCTGTTCACCAAACAGGCGTCCCCAGACCGAGCTGGCTAG ctGGCAATTTTTTCCCTGGTGTAAACATAAATACCGCATACACACAAAGTAGCCAAAGAACCGTCATCGGAAATATAGTAGGAAGCAATATAGTTGGCCGATACATTACTAACACTCAGTTTCTTGCCCGCGGTCACCTTACCGCCAAGAGCGACCACGTCTTTGAACCAAGTCAAAGGTCTACCTTTTTCTTCATTAACGCAGCTCCGCAATGGCAACCATTCAACGCTGGTAACTGGAACAATCTTGAACAG AATCTTCGTAGAAGAATTGCCGCAGCTGGATACAACGCTGTTGTATATACAGGTACTTTTGGTGTTACCCAACTCCGGAATTCCAACAATCGTTTAGTAGACATTTATTTGGCATCCAACAATAGAGTACCCGTACCTCAATATTTTTACAAG GTGGCTTATGATGCATCTAGTCGTCGTGGAACTGCCTTCATAAGCATAAATAACCCCTACTATACTCTGGCTGAGGCTAGGGCACTACAGTTCTGCACGGACAGATGTCGTAACAACAATGCTTTCAACTGGATTAATTGGCAGCCCGACCGCGTGGATATCGGCTACAGTTTCTGCTGCACAATTGCTGACTTCAGACGTCACATTGGTCACATTCCGaatttcgatgcttctggtggtcttctttcttaa